From Deltaproteobacteria bacterium, the proteins below share one genomic window:
- a CDS encoding acetyl-CoA carboxylase biotin carboxylase subunit: MASSIKKVLIANRGEIAIRILRTCRELGITTVALFSDADRSALHVRRADEAYYLGKSPATESYLNIEKIIAIAKKARVDAIHPGYGFLSENAQFAQTVIDAGMIFVGPSPKTISQMGSKIEARKIAIQAGVPVIPGMEKAIQDLSEAKKIAQQMGYPILLKAAMGGGGKGMRTVHREEELASAFELASGEALKSFKDGSVFIEKLIEGPHHIEVQILGDQHGNVIHLFERECSIQRRHQKIIEESPSPFITEATRKKVCDIALKLAKHVGYQNAGTIEMLVDKNQNCYFLEVNTRLQVEHPITECVTHLDLVKLQLEIAMGKPLPLKQADITQTGAAIECRIYAEDPFNNFRPSPGLVIDQQYPHGPEVRLDNGIYQGFTVPMEYDPILAKLITWGNTRQEAITRMKRALAEYKIIGIKTNLYFHRRALEIADFVKGHYDTHFVDQHLAEILKIDPQEKEIALMLAALTQHLHNKSLKPTTSGTEAASVSAWKLLGRKAGLRSS, from the coding sequence ATGGCCTCATCTATCAAAAAAGTGCTTATTGCCAATCGAGGAGAAATCGCCATACGCATCCTGCGCACTTGTCGTGAGCTGGGCATTACCACGGTTGCACTTTTTTCCGACGCCGATCGTAGCGCACTGCACGTAAGACGAGCTGATGAAGCCTATTATTTGGGAAAATCGCCCGCGACTGAAAGCTATCTCAATATCGAAAAAATTATTGCCATTGCCAAAAAAGCTCGGGTTGATGCGATTCATCCCGGTTATGGCTTTCTTTCAGAAAACGCCCAGTTTGCTCAAACCGTCATCGATGCAGGAATGATCTTCGTAGGCCCCAGCCCTAAAACCATCTCGCAAATGGGTTCTAAGATCGAAGCCCGTAAAATCGCTATCCAAGCAGGCGTGCCAGTCATTCCCGGCATGGAAAAAGCCATCCAAGATTTATCCGAGGCTAAAAAGATTGCCCAACAAATGGGTTACCCGATCTTACTCAAAGCCGCGATGGGGGGCGGCGGCAAAGGCATGCGCACCGTGCATCGAGAAGAAGAGCTGGCTAGTGCTTTTGAATTGGCCAGCGGCGAGGCCCTCAAATCTTTTAAAGATGGTTCGGTATTTATTGAAAAATTAATCGAAGGCCCTCACCACATTGAGGTGCAAATATTAGGCGACCAACACGGCAATGTAATCCATCTTTTTGAACGAGAATGTTCGATTCAGCGCCGTCATCAAAAAATTATTGAAGAATCGCCCTCGCCTTTTATCACCGAGGCCACTCGCAAAAAAGTTTGTGACATCGCCCTCAAACTAGCTAAACACGTGGGTTACCAAAATGCCGGCACAATTGAAATGTTGGTCGACAAAAACCAAAATTGCTATTTCCTCGAAGTCAACACCAGGCTACAAGTCGAACACCCCATCACCGAATGCGTCACCCATCTTGATTTGGTCAAATTACAATTAGAAATTGCTATGGGTAAACCACTCCCCCTTAAACAAGCCGATATTACTCAAACCGGCGCAGCTATCGAATGCCGAATTTATGCCGAAGACCCCTTTAACAACTTTCGCCCCTCCCCTGGCTTGGTGATCGATCAACAATATCCCCATGGCCCTGAAGTGAGGCTCGACAATGGTATTTATCAAGGGTTTACTGTTCCCATGGAATATGACCCAATTTTAGCCAAACTCATCACCTGGGGAAACACGCGCCAAGAGGCCATCACCCGAATGAAGCGGGCCTTGGCCGAATATAAAATCATTGGCATTAAAACCAATCTTTATTTTCATCGCCGCGCTTTAGAAATTGCTGATTTTGTCAAAGGCCATTACGACACACATTTTGTCGACCAACATCTTGCTGAAATTTTAAAGATTGACCCTCAAGAAAAAGAAATTGCCCTCATGTTGGCAGCCCTCACCCAGCATTTACACAATAAATCTCTTAAACCCACCACGAGCGGCACTGAAGCCGCCAGCGTTTCTGCTTGGAAACTTCTGGGGCGAAAGGCAGGGTTACGTTCATCATGA
- a CDS encoding DNA internalization-related competence protein ComEC/Rec2 — translation MTILFSRPLLWALVGAGLGICLAHADIPLKTNPWIVLLAGLLWVFLWRHFFSEALLRGVLVINLVALSIIGGAVSYSHHEKSDLVRESISLPWSGVAWVEVASACMPYGDQVRMLVRLKTIQDNEKISAQGLVKLTVVTDRCEWVKGDLLKIKGKLKAILGFKNPYSFDSKAYWENQGVHASMFLSKPELIEVVNKSRYISRFLETYRLTLIQDLQQFLSGYSQKIFQSLLLGTPIDSKEGLAQGFQTLGLTHVLVVSGFHLVLFGASFFYPLYFIFSLWPLLAERGLAFKLALLTSFIPTLVYALLTGWNPPVARSAVMMGLGLGVILIGRIKDALTIFCFTALCLLIVQPKLLLDLSFQLSALATLTLILFLPPCHRQLQTAMQKTSLKPRFQTLIVITIDSLASTMAIQVVLYPFLVNSFGRFSLLAPLANLILGPLISFIILPIGFYALFFMPKLWGFGILAGLARFFEPLWVYLSTHFTSSIFCPLVPPVQGFGWVIYGCLALGILLWAHPSLAKKFFLIGAAFFILNYSFSWGKAYCFPPRHMTVTMFDVGQGDALLIQLPGGPNLLIDGGGLPFSNLDIGQSVLAPELLGRGIHQLDYVVLTHPDADHAKGLGFVLKNFRVGEFWWNGKGSLLEDVKLAGVRDRVLQAGETFALGKAIVQVVHAGSEAEDDNNASLVLRLCWRQVCFLSTGDIAKDAETLILEQNQVLVKSQILKIPHHGSKTSSLESFLDQVNPQIALLSVGENNPYHLPNRKIMERYQSKGIKILRTDQNGEITLKTDGEKIYYNTFNGDQGIVPIR, via the coding sequence ATGACGATTCTATTTTCAAGGCCTTTGTTATGGGCGCTTGTGGGTGCAGGTTTGGGGATTTGCCTTGCGCATGCAGACATTCCTTTAAAAACGAACCCCTGGATTGTCCTTTTAGCAGGGCTGCTCTGGGTTTTTTTGTGGCGGCATTTTTTCAGTGAAGCTTTATTGCGTGGGGTGTTGGTTATCAATCTAGTTGCATTATCGATCATCGGTGGTGCAGTTTCGTACTCACATCATGAAAAAAGTGATTTAGTTCGCGAATCCATTTCATTGCCTTGGTCGGGGGTGGCTTGGGTTGAGGTGGCAAGCGCCTGCATGCCTTATGGCGATCAGGTTAGAATGTTAGTTAGGCTTAAAACTATACAGGATAATGAAAAAATCTCAGCCCAAGGGTTGGTAAAATTAACCGTGGTAACTGATCGTTGTGAGTGGGTGAAAGGGGATTTATTAAAAATAAAGGGCAAACTTAAAGCTATTCTTGGTTTTAAAAATCCTTACAGTTTTGATTCAAAGGCTTATTGGGAAAATCAAGGCGTGCATGCTTCGATGTTTTTATCAAAGCCAGAACTTATTGAGGTAGTCAACAAAAGTCGTTACATTTCTAGATTTTTAGAGACTTATCGCCTAACCTTAATCCAAGACCTTCAACAATTTTTGTCGGGATATTCACAAAAAATTTTTCAATCTTTATTGTTGGGCACACCCATTGATTCAAAAGAGGGTTTGGCCCAAGGTTTTCAAACCTTGGGGCTTACGCATGTGTTAGTGGTTTCAGGCTTTCACCTCGTGTTGTTTGGAGCCTCCTTTTTTTATCCCCTCTACTTTATTTTTTCATTATGGCCGCTCTTAGCCGAACGAGGTTTGGCGTTTAAATTAGCCTTGTTGACAAGTTTCATCCCCACCTTAGTCTATGCCTTGCTTACTGGCTGGAACCCTCCGGTGGCTAGGTCAGCGGTGATGATGGGTTTAGGGTTGGGGGTAATTTTAATAGGGCGCATTAAAGATGCGTTGACGATTTTTTGTTTTACAGCCCTTTGTTTATTAATCGTTCAACCTAAACTTTTATTAGATTTAAGTTTTCAATTGTCGGCCTTGGCTACCTTAACGCTCATTCTTTTTTTACCGCCTTGCCATCGGCAACTGCAAACGGCCATGCAAAAAACAAGTTTGAAACCAAGGTTTCAAACATTAATTGTTATCACCATAGATTCGCTCGCATCGACCATGGCCATTCAGGTGGTGCTTTACCCATTCTTAGTCAACAGCTTTGGGCGTTTTTCCCTTTTAGCACCTCTGGCCAATCTCATTTTAGGGCCGCTTATTTCCTTCATCATTTTGCCCATAGGTTTTTATGCCTTATTTTTTATGCCCAAACTTTGGGGTTTTGGAATACTAGCCGGATTAGCAAGATTTTTCGAACCTCTCTGGGTTTATTTAAGCACTCATTTTACCAGTTCCATTTTTTGCCCCTTGGTACCCCCGGTGCAAGGCTTTGGTTGGGTCATTTATGGTTGCTTGGCTTTAGGAATATTGCTGTGGGCACATCCCAGCCTCGCCAAAAAATTTTTTCTAATAGGAGCGGCATTCTTTATTTTAAATTATAGTTTTTCGTGGGGGAAGGCTTATTGTTTTCCTCCACGTCATATGACCGTGACGATGTTTGATGTGGGGCAAGGCGATGCTTTGTTAATTCAGTTGCCGGGAGGGCCTAACCTACTGATCGATGGTGGGGGCTTGCCATTTTCTAATTTAGATATAGGCCAAAGCGTGTTGGCCCCTGAGTTATTGGGTCGCGGGATTCATCAGCTGGATTATGTTGTTTTAACTCATCCCGATGCGGATCATGCCAAGGGTTTAGGATTTGTATTGAAAAATTTTAGGGTGGGAGAATTTTGGTGGAATGGCAAGGGGTCGTTGTTGGAAGATGTTAAGCTGGCGGGGGTGAGGGATCGTGTTTTACAAGCCGGTGAAACCTTTGCATTAGGCAAGGCAATAGTTCAAGTGGTTCATGCAGGTTCTGAGGCAGAAGATGATAATAACGCTTCTTTGGTGTTACGCTTATGTTGGCGCCAGGTTTGTTTTTTGTCGACCGGAGACATTGCAAAAGATGCTGAAACCTTAATTTTAGAACAAAACCAAGTTTTGGTAAAAAGCCAAATTCTTAAAATACCCCACCATGGTTCTAAAACCTCAAGCCTCGAATCTTTTCTCGATCAGGTTAATCCCCAAATTGCATTATTGTCGGTGGGCGAAAACAACCCCTATCATTTGCCGAATCGTAAAATTATGGAGCGATATCAAAGCAAGGGGATCAAAATATTACGCACCGATCAAAACGGAGAAATTACTTTAAAGACCGACGGAGAAAAAATTTATTATAATACGTTTAACGGGGACCAGGGGATTGTTCCCATCCGTTGA
- a CDS encoding MBL fold metallo-hydrolase, protein MAEIKQLPHGVQIGNIEFIWGHNSKDIFFSNSILIHDPNTTIVDPSASFSYLESVASQKIVKFVLNTHYHADHRSLGSLFKEAKFICHKLDLPAIANFENYLKYADTEESFYKEWLRMLFSSLDMMERHISLNVEDGDYLDLKENKVKVVHLPGHTPGHIGLLFEDISLLFTSDIDLTPMGPWYANIVSDIDQFLRSLSRIRNIHVEHYVTSHGGRIYDREKFTQKVMRFEKDIHDRDAQILEALKTGPKTVAELSASGIIYRKAMLVNPLYASFERQMIQKHLQRAANLGKVREENGLWHLV, encoded by the coding sequence ATGGCTGAAATTAAGCAGTTACCCCATGGGGTTCAAATCGGAAATATTGAATTTATTTGGGGGCACAATTCTAAAGATATATTTTTTTCTAACTCTATCCTGATTCACGACCCCAACACGACCATTGTCGACCCTTCGGCTAGCTTTAGCTATCTCGAATCTGTTGCCAGCCAAAAGATCGTTAAATTTGTTTTAAACACCCACTATCACGCCGACCATCGTTCGCTAGGCTCGCTTTTTAAAGAAGCTAAATTTATTTGTCACAAACTCGACTTGCCTGCGATTGCCAATTTTGAAAATTATCTTAAATACGCTGACACCGAAGAAAGTTTTTATAAAGAATGGCTACGCATGCTCTTTTCTTCTCTCGACATGATGGAAAGGCACATTAGCCTAAATGTAGAAGATGGTGATTATCTCGACTTAAAAGAAAATAAAGTGAAGGTGGTTCACTTGCCCGGGCACACCCCTGGCCACATTGGTTTGTTATTTGAAGATATAAGCCTTTTATTTACCAGCGATATTGACCTGACCCCTATGGGCCCATGGTATGCCAATATTGTTTCAGATATCGATCAATTCTTGCGTTCCTTAAGCCGGATTCGCAATATTCATGTTGAACATTATGTAACAAGTCATGGTGGTCGAATTTATGATCGGGAAAAATTTACCCAAAAAGTGATGCGATTTGAAAAAGATATCCACGATCGTGATGCCCAAATCCTTGAAGCCTTAAAAACAGGGCCTAAAACGGTAGCTGAACTTTCTGCCTCTGGCATCATTTATCGAAAAGCCATGTTGGTGAACCCTCTATATGCCAGTTTCGAACGCCAAATGATCCAAAAACACCTACAACGGGCGGCTAATCTAGGCAAAGTGCGGGAAGAAAATGGTTTGTGGCACCTGGTTTAA
- a CDS encoding biotin/lipoyl-binding protein — MSCTYHLHTEGENFEVQIEEKDASTYVVHLGKSSHQFELLLDKKPIYTFLLDQFKIIDLEAQVKDDKCQLVLGHIPYTLKIIDPLKAHDGDAYGDEGSGIIEAPMAGKVIELKLNVGDSVTKGAVVLIVEAMKMQNEINCPLDGTVKNIHVKVGDSVEAGQKLIEIEK; from the coding sequence ATGAGTTGCACTTATCATCTCCACACCGAAGGTGAAAATTTTGAAGTGCAAATCGAAGAAAAAGACGCTTCGACTTATGTGGTGCATTTGGGGAAATCTTCTCATCAATTCGAATTGCTATTAGACAAAAAACCCATTTACACATTTCTCTTAGACCAATTCAAAATCATCGATCTTGAGGCTCAAGTTAAAGATGATAAATGCCAATTAGTCTTAGGGCACATCCCCTATACTTTAAAAATCATCGACCCTCTGAAGGCCCACGATGGCGATGCCTATGGAGACGAAGGCTCTGGCATCATCGAAGCCCCCATGGCAGGCAAAGTGATCGAATTAAAATTAAACGTTGGTGACAGTGTCACCAAAGGTGCCGTGGTACTCATTGTTGAGGCCATGAAGATGCAAAACGAAATCAACTGTCCACTCGATGGAACGGTAAAAAATATTCATGTCAAAGTTGGCGATTCTGTCGAGGCCGGGCAAAAATTAATCGAGATTGAAAAATGA
- a CDS encoding DedA family protein, with translation MESFIAHIEQFHPLWIYLILFFAGVLEYIFPPFPGDSIILFGAFLAAKGVINIHYAFAVTTLGFISGLSLLYWFGLKKGRQFFMKRNTRFFSIKTLTKTELHFQKYGWLLIVVHRFLFSLRMIVILLAGIGQLPFKRMLAFSMVSLMLWNVLLFYLGFVLQLSYETLSYYFQYSSNLFYLIVLLGMGVYFLIRQVRN, from the coding sequence ATGGAATCTTTCATCGCCCACATTGAGCAATTTCATCCGCTGTGGATTTACCTCATTTTATTTTTTGCTGGGGTTCTGGAGTATATTTTCCCCCCTTTCCCGGGCGACTCGATTATTTTATTTGGGGCCTTTTTAGCAGCGAAGGGAGTTATTAATATCCATTACGCCTTTGCCGTGACGACGCTCGGTTTTATTTCGGGATTGAGCTTACTTTATTGGTTTGGGCTCAAAAAAGGCCGCCAGTTTTTTATGAAGCGAAACACTCGATTTTTTTCGATTAAAACTCTTACCAAAACCGAATTACATTTTCAAAAATATGGTTGGTTATTGATTGTGGTTCATCGATTTTTGTTTTCGTTACGCATGATCGTCATTTTGCTAGCCGGCATTGGCCAGTTACCCTTTAAAAGGATGTTGGCCTTTTCAATGGTGAGTTTGATGTTGTGGAATGTGTTGTTATTTTATTTGGGCTTTGTGTTGCAGTTAAGTTACGAAACCCTATCTTATTATTTTCAATATTCTTCGAATTTGTTCTATTTAATTGTGCTGCTGGGGATGGGTGTGTATTTCTTGATTAGACAGGTTAGAAATTAA
- a CDS encoding iron-sulfur cluster assembly accessory protein, whose amino-acid sequence MITLTEQALTQIKKIITEQGKPNWGIRFGIQGGGCSGLQYKFDIVENPEPKDHVVEQNGVKIFIDPKSGLYIKGMVVDWHSDIMGSNFVFNNPNAKQSCGCGTSFSV is encoded by the coding sequence ATGATTACACTAACAGAGCAGGCATTAACTCAGATCAAAAAGATCATTACCGAACAGGGTAAACCCAATTGGGGGATTCGCTTTGGAATACAGGGTGGGGGTTGTTCGGGGTTACAATATAAGTTTGATATTGTAGAAAACCCAGAACCCAAAGATCACGTGGTAGAACAAAACGGGGTCAAGATTTTCATCGATCCTAAGAGTGGTTTATACATCAAAGGCATGGTGGTGGATTGGCATTCAGATATTATGGGTTCAAATTTCGTGTTTAATAACCCCAATGCGAAACAATCTTGTGGATGTGGAACCAGTTTCTCGGTATAG
- a CDS encoding methylmalonyl-CoA carboxyltransferase codes for MSSHQERYQQLQKRNEEALLGGGKDRIEAQHQLGKLTARERIELLLDPGTFVELDRFVTHRIADFGMEKKKILGDGVITGYGYINGRLAYIFAQDFTSFGGSLGEAYAKKICKIMDLATKTGAPVIGLNDSGGARIQEGVLSLAGYADIFQRNVMSSGVIPQISAIMGPCAGGAVYSPALTDFIIMVEKTAHMFITGPEVIKQVTHEEVSKEDLGGALAHSSKSGVCQLRSPNDKACLLLIRKLLGYLPQNNLEDPPVENCTDDSQRKLANLENFVPENPNKPYDMKTIIKATLDHEDFFEIAPDYAKNILIGFGRYNGKVAGIVANQPMVLAGCLDINASIKAARFVRFCDAFNIPIVTFVDVPGFLPGTQQEYGGIILHGAKLLYAFCEATIPKVTLITRKGYGGAYDVMSSKHIRGDINYAYPFAEIAVMGSEGAVNIIFRKELAEAKDPEAERKRLVEKYRETFATPYKAAELGYIDEIIMPSETRSKIITALQMLSNKVDKNPNKKHGNIPL; via the coding sequence ATGAGTTCTCATCAAGAACGTTACCAGCAATTACAAAAACGAAACGAAGAGGCCCTCTTGGGCGGGGGCAAAGATCGGATCGAAGCCCAGCACCAATTGGGCAAACTCACCGCTCGGGAAAGAATCGAACTCCTCCTAGATCCCGGCACCTTTGTCGAATTAGACCGTTTTGTCACCCATCGCATTGCTGACTTTGGCATGGAAAAGAAAAAGATTTTAGGGGACGGGGTCATCACTGGCTATGGCTACATTAATGGCCGGCTTGCTTACATTTTTGCCCAAGACTTTACGAGTTTCGGCGGTTCGCTGGGCGAGGCCTATGCAAAAAAGATTTGTAAAATCATGGATTTAGCAACTAAAACGGGCGCCCCGGTCATTGGTTTAAATGATTCGGGTGGGGCCCGTATTCAAGAAGGCGTGCTTTCGTTAGCCGGCTATGCCGATATTTTTCAACGCAATGTTATGTCGAGCGGGGTCATCCCCCAAATTTCAGCGATTATGGGCCCTTGTGCCGGGGGTGCGGTTTATTCCCCTGCCCTTACCGACTTTATTATTATGGTGGAAAAGACTGCCCACATGTTCATCACCGGCCCCGAGGTCATTAAACAGGTCACCCATGAAGAAGTTTCCAAAGAAGACCTAGGCGGCGCCTTGGCCCACAGCAGCAAAAGCGGGGTTTGCCAATTACGCTCTCCTAACGATAAGGCTTGTTTATTACTCATCCGCAAGCTCTTGGGTTACCTGCCACAAAATAATTTAGAAGATCCCCCCGTTGAAAATTGCACCGACGATTCACAACGCAAATTGGCAAATTTAGAAAATTTCGTGCCTGAAAATCCCAACAAACCTTACGACATGAAAACCATTATTAAGGCCACCCTCGACCACGAAGACTTTTTTGAAATTGCCCCTGATTATGCCAAAAATATCCTGATTGGTTTTGGTCGCTATAATGGAAAAGTGGCGGGGATTGTAGCCAATCAACCCATGGTGTTAGCCGGTTGCCTTGATATTAATGCTTCTATTAAAGCGGCGCGCTTCGTTCGCTTTTGTGATGCCTTTAATATTCCTATTGTCACCTTTGTAGATGTCCCCGGGTTTTTACCAGGCACCCAGCAAGAATACGGTGGCATTATTTTACATGGTGCTAAATTACTTTATGCCTTTTGTGAAGCCACCATCCCTAAAGTAACTCTCATCACACGCAAAGGTTACGGCGGCGCCTACGATGTTATGAGTTCTAAACACATCCGTGGCGATATTAACTATGCCTATCCCTTTGCTGAAATTGCCGTGATGGGTAGCGAAGGCGCAGTGAATATTATTTTTCGAAAAGAATTAGCCGAAGCTAAAGACCCTGAAGCTGAACGAAAACGTTTGGTCGAAAAATATCGTGAAACCTTTGCCACCCCTTACAAAGCCGCCGAGCTAGGTTATATCGACGAAATCATCATGCCCAGTGAGACTCGCAGCAAAATTATCACCGCGCTGCAAATGTTAAGCAACAAGGTCGACAAAAATCCCAATAAAAAGCACGGCAATATCCCTCTATAG
- a CDS encoding Mrp/NBP35 family ATP-binding protein: MEKQIYQALAKVMDPETKQGLVATDRIKNFRVLGNNVQFTVLLPNPQLKAHLELEINQALKKVPNLGSVKIFFETPHTHDHGHHHEHDHAHEDQPRLSARHILAVASAKGGVGKSTLAINLAIALSHLGNRVGVLDADIYGPSLPTLLGLKNMPPSLNENKTKMIPHEKFGIKSMSVGYLMGEQDAAILRGPMVGKLIQQFVDDVEWGELDYLVIDLPPGTGDTQLSLTQLLQISGAIIVTTPQEIALADVVRGIQMFRKVNTPIIGIIENMSQFECPHCHEITEIFSTGGGMLQSKKLGIPFLGSIPIDLATRISSDDGIPIVHANPTGKIGAIFKAIAQEIESKTEVAASPPIMIKL, encoded by the coding sequence ATGGAAAAACAGATTTATCAAGCGCTGGCCAAGGTTATGGACCCTGAAACTAAGCAGGGTCTAGTCGCCACAGATCGCATAAAAAATTTTAGGGTGCTGGGCAATAATGTTCAATTTACAGTCTTGCTACCCAACCCTCAATTGAAGGCCCATTTAGAACTCGAAATCAACCAGGCTTTAAAAAAAGTCCCTAACTTAGGGTCGGTAAAAATCTTTTTTGAAACGCCCCATACTCACGACCACGGGCATCATCACGAACATGATCATGCCCACGAAGATCAACCCAGGCTTTCAGCCCGCCACATTTTGGCGGTGGCCAGTGCCAAGGGTGGGGTCGGAAAATCTACCTTGGCCATCAATTTGGCGATTGCGCTTTCGCATTTGGGAAATCGGGTGGGGGTTCTCGACGCCGATATCTATGGGCCCTCGCTTCCTACCCTGTTAGGCCTCAAAAATATGCCCCCCTCGCTTAATGAAAACAAAACCAAAATGATCCCCCATGAAAAATTTGGTATTAAATCCATGTCGGTGGGTTATTTAATGGGCGAACAAGATGCCGCTATTTTACGCGGCCCCATGGTGGGAAAATTGATTCAACAATTTGTCGATGATGTCGAATGGGGTGAATTAGATTATTTAGTCATCGATTTACCACCCGGCACCGGTGACACCCAACTTTCTCTCACCCAACTTTTGCAAATCTCGGGGGCCATTATTGTAACCACCCCACAAGAAATTGCCTTGGCTGATGTGGTGCGTGGCATCCAGATGTTTCGTAAGGTGAACACCCCCATTATTGGAATTATTGAAAACATGAGCCAATTTGAATGCCCCCATTGCCATGAAATTACCGAAATTTTTTCCACCGGCGGCGGGATGTTGCAAAGTAAAAAATTGGGCATCCCATTTTTGGGTTCTATCCCCATTGACCTTGCCACTCGCATTTCGAGCGACGATGGTATTCCGATTGTTCATGCAAATCCCACGGGAAAAATCGGCGCTATCTTCAAAGCCATCGCCCAAGAAATTGAAAGTAAAACAGAAGTAGCCGCCTCTCCGCCTATCATGATTAAACTCTAA
- a CDS encoding cysteine desulfurase, translating to MRKQPIYLDYHATTPLDPEVLAAMLPYLKDDFGNAASQQHIFGLKAQAAVKKARKDIAQCLGSEESEIIFTSGATESNNLAILGLAQRFEGKHFITTAVEHKSVLDPHKFLTSRGFKVTILPVDSCGKVSVAEFKQAITPDTVLISVIAANNEIGTLNPIAEIGELASLAKITFHVDGAQAVGKVPIDVEKMKIDLLSFTAHKFYGPKGCGGLYVRKRPHAVKLNPLFYGGGHEAGLRSGTLNVPAIVGMAKAMQKACQLRAEEAKRLIKLRERLYQGICSGLDEVYLNGHSTDRLPGNLNLSFVGVKSNALMMAMPEIAVSSGSACSSANPEPSHVLKALGFSPERAESAIRFGLGRLTTETEIDYTIKRVIEVVKKLRENGAVIVRI from the coding sequence ATTCGAAAACAACCTATTTACTTAGATTATCATGCAACGACTCCGCTAGATCCTGAAGTGTTGGCAGCCATGTTGCCTTATTTGAAAGATGATTTTGGCAATGCCGCCAGTCAGCAGCATATCTTTGGGTTGAAAGCGCAAGCAGCGGTTAAAAAGGCAAGGAAAGATATTGCTCAATGTTTGGGTTCAGAAGAATCCGAAATTATTTTTACGAGTGGGGCCACCGAATCGAATAATCTAGCTATCTTGGGGTTAGCCCAAAGATTTGAAGGTAAACATTTCATTACCACAGCGGTCGAACATAAATCGGTTTTAGATCCCCATAAATTTTTAACAAGTCGTGGGTTCAAGGTAACGATTTTGCCGGTTGATTCTTGCGGTAAGGTTTCTGTTGCAGAGTTCAAACAAGCCATCACTCCCGATACAGTTCTTATTTCAGTGATTGCAGCAAATAATGAAATTGGTACTTTAAATCCCATCGCAGAAATTGGTGAGCTTGCCAGCCTTGCCAAAATTACTTTTCATGTGGATGGGGCACAAGCGGTAGGTAAGGTGCCCATCGATGTAGAAAAAATGAAAATTGATTTATTGTCATTTACGGCCCACAAATTTTATGGGCCCAAGGGTTGTGGTGGTTTGTATGTTCGTAAGCGCCCGCATGCTGTGAAATTAAATCCCTTGTTTTATGGTGGTGGGCATGAAGCGGGCTTGCGTTCGGGCACATTAAATGTTCCTGCGATTGTTGGTATGGCCAAAGCCATGCAAAAGGCTTGTCAATTGAGAGCCGAAGAAGCTAAGCGTTTGATAAAATTGCGAGAGCGTCTTTACCAAGGTATTTGTTCTGGTCTTGACGAAGTCTATTTAAACGGACATTCTACCGATAGGTTGCCCGGCAACTTGAATCTTAGTTTCGTTGGGGTTAAAAGCAATGCCTTAATGATGGCAATGCCAGAAATTGCGGTTTCAAGTGGTTCGGCATGTAGTTCAGCGAATCCAGAACCGAGCCATGTGTTAAAGGCTTTAGGATTTTCGCCCGAACGAGCAGAAAGTGCGATTCGGTTTGGGTTGGGAAGATTGACGACCGAAACAGAGATCGATTATACGATTAAGCGAGTCATCGAAGTTGTTAAAAAACTGAGAGAGAATGGAGCTGTCATTGTGAGGATCTGA